Proteins from one Ketobacter alkanivorans genomic window:
- a CDS encoding SDR family NAD(P)-dependent oxidoreductase yields MNYLITGATGFIGRFVVEELLKQPQATVYAVVRTGSEHKLDKVKLQLGKSAERLHAISGDLTQPGLGISPEDAEPLKGQINHLFHVAAIYDLKADANAQQQANVEGTRHTLQAAHTLQVGCFHHVSSIAVAGQYPGQFTEDMFDQGTHFTNPYFLTKHLAEKCVRDEAKVPFRIYRPSMVVGHSQSGEMDKVDGPYYLFQLLEIIGRWLPKWTPIPGIEGGQFNIVPVDYVAQSMVYIAHQPNLDGQCFNLTDPQHYSLGELVNLIADTSDLPGFRWQLPNKILNKLPESTIPTLAQQKLVQKLLLSMDIAPEALSFITYQTTFDRRNAAQALAGSGITPPDLKQYMPALWQYWRQHLSPQTKASTAPQPEADKVLFRKPKLRPYLQRAQDHWKWNAKSLFQSRTALQERVDGKTILLTGASSGIGAQVAQQLAEAGATLLLVARSKDKLDTIADAIQRAGGKAFVYTGNLADGDDVDRLCQQVISNHGGVDILINNAGRSIRRSIKYSLDRFHDYERTMQLNYFGSVRMALNLLPGMMQRGDGHIINVSTVGIQANPARFSAYLGSKWALEGWSWVAANELAHTGVTVSTINYPLVRTPMIEPTKIYDYTPAMSPEKAVDWMLDIIITRNKRKVGPLGRAALASYYAFPKISESIVNLSYQVVREAPPQPREKPEQSTRKKSKQPVERQTTNSESGR; encoded by the coding sequence ATGAACTACCTGATTACCGGTGCCACCGGCTTTATAGGCCGCTTTGTGGTGGAAGAACTGCTGAAGCAACCCCAAGCCACCGTGTATGCGGTAGTTCGCACCGGCTCAGAGCATAAGCTGGATAAGGTAAAGCTACAGCTCGGCAAATCCGCAGAACGCTTGCACGCCATCAGCGGCGACCTGACCCAGCCCGGACTGGGCATCAGCCCAGAAGACGCAGAACCGCTAAAAGGACAGATAAACCATCTGTTTCACGTTGCGGCTATTTATGATCTGAAAGCCGATGCCAATGCTCAGCAGCAGGCCAACGTGGAAGGCACCCGCCATACGCTGCAGGCGGCGCACACCCTGCAGGTGGGATGCTTCCACCATGTCAGCTCCATCGCCGTAGCGGGCCAATACCCAGGCCAGTTCACAGAGGACATGTTTGACCAAGGCACCCATTTCACCAATCCTTACTTCCTCACCAAGCATTTGGCCGAAAAATGCGTGCGGGATGAAGCCAAGGTGCCCTTTCGTATTTACCGACCATCTATGGTGGTTGGCCATTCCCAAAGTGGCGAGATGGACAAAGTCGACGGCCCTTATTACCTATTCCAACTGCTGGAAATCATCGGCCGCTGGCTACCGAAATGGACACCGATTCCAGGCATCGAGGGTGGCCAATTCAACATTGTGCCTGTGGACTACGTTGCTCAATCCATGGTTTATATTGCTCATCAACCCAACCTGGATGGCCAGTGCTTCAACCTCACAGATCCACAGCACTACTCACTGGGTGAGCTGGTCAACCTGATTGCAGACACCTCCGACTTACCTGGCTTCCGCTGGCAACTGCCCAATAAGATTCTGAATAAACTTCCGGAATCCACCATCCCTACATTGGCGCAGCAAAAGCTGGTTCAGAAGCTGTTGCTAAGTATGGATATCGCTCCAGAAGCGCTTAGCTTTATTACCTATCAAACCACCTTTGACCGCCGCAACGCAGCCCAGGCGCTGGCAGGCTCAGGCATTACCCCGCCAGACCTGAAGCAGTACATGCCCGCGTTATGGCAATACTGGCGGCAGCATCTTTCACCCCAAACCAAAGCCTCCACCGCGCCTCAGCCTGAGGCCGACAAAGTATTATTTCGCAAGCCGAAATTACGCCCGTACTTGCAGCGAGCCCAGGATCATTGGAAGTGGAATGCGAAAAGCCTGTTCCAATCACGGACGGCTCTGCAGGAACGAGTAGATGGTAAGACTATTCTGCTCACCGGGGCCAGCTCCGGAATTGGCGCACAAGTTGCGCAGCAGCTAGCCGAGGCCGGTGCAACCTTGCTGTTGGTGGCCCGCTCTAAAGATAAGTTGGACACCATAGCGGACGCTATTCAACGTGCCGGCGGTAAAGCCTTCGTTTACACGGGCAACCTGGCAGATGGCGACGATGTGGATCGCCTGTGTCAGCAAGTCATCTCCAACCACGGCGGCGTGGATATCCTGATCAATAACGCAGGCCGCTCAATACGACGCTCAATCAAATACAGCCTGGATCGGTTTCACGATTACGAACGCACCATGCAGCTAAACTACTTTGGGTCTGTACGTATGGCCCTGAATCTTCTGCCCGGAATGATGCAGCGAGGTGACGGCCATATCATTAATGTTTCCACTGTGGGCATTCAAGCCAACCCAGCCCGCTTCTCGGCCTACCTTGGCTCAAAATGGGCATTGGAGGGCTGGAGCTGGGTAGCCGCCAATGAACTGGCTCACACTGGTGTAACCGTATCCACCATCAATTATCCGTTGGTGCGCACCCCCATGATTGAGCCCACCAAAATCTACGATTACACCCCGGCCATGTCACCAGAGAAAGCCGTAGATTGGATGTTGGACATCATCATTACTCGCAACAAGCGCAAGGTCGGGCCATTAGGTCGGGCGGCCTTAGCAAGCTACTACGCGTTCCCAAAAATCTCAGAGAGCATTGTCAACCTGAGCTATCAGGTAGTGCGCGAGGCACCTCCGCAACCAAGGGAAAAGCCAGAACAATCGACCAGAAAGAAAAGCAAACAGCCTGTGGAACGACAAACAACGAATAGCGAATCAGGTCGCTGA
- a CDS encoding TetR family transcriptional regulator, giving the protein MNQVSTRNTRSDRKEASRRRILAAAMQLVEEGRSPDALGLREVARMAGMAAPSLYNHFADMDELGLALVDDCLIRLRAVARGARKEIINNDTAVALKSLLLQFSGAVAHFEPQLRLLIMQWFNVNPEYRRIIRRELSIMRREMAVDMRDAAAGRGLANHEYELESDTIFSLLITFVLNALDLSKEKREQRLLILERQILMVVMGSRALNV; this is encoded by the coding sequence ATGAATCAAGTCAGCACCCGAAACACCCGCTCCGATCGCAAGGAGGCTTCCCGGCGACGGATACTGGCCGCTGCCATGCAGCTGGTGGAAGAGGGGCGTTCGCCGGATGCACTAGGGCTGCGGGAGGTAGCTCGTATGGCCGGTATGGCGGCACCCTCCCTGTATAACCACTTCGCCGATATGGATGAATTAGGGTTGGCGTTGGTGGACGATTGTCTGATCCGGTTGCGGGCGGTGGCCCGTGGTGCCCGTAAAGAGATTATCAACAATGACACGGCAGTGGCCCTGAAAAGCCTGTTGCTGCAGTTTTCCGGCGCGGTAGCCCATTTCGAGCCGCAGTTGCGTCTGCTGATCATGCAGTGGTTCAACGTTAACCCCGAATATCGGCGCATTATCCGCCGTGAGCTTTCCATTATGCGCCGTGAGATGGCGGTGGACATGCGAGACGCTGCCGCTGGCCGGGGGCTGGCCAATCATGAATATGAGCTGGAGTCCGATACGATCTTTTCCTTGTTGATTACTTTCGTTCTGAATGCCCTTGATCTAAGTAAGGAAAAGCGTGAGCAGCGCCTGCTTATTTTAGAGCGCCAGATACTGATGGTCGTGATGGGCAGTCGCGCCCTCAACGTCTGA
- the ilvD gene encoding dihydroxy-acid dehydratase, with protein MPAYRSKTSTQGRNMAGARALWRATGMKDGDFQKPIIAVANSFTQFVPGHVHLKDLGQLVCREIEKAGGVAKEFNTIAVDDGIAMGHDGMLYSLPSREIIADSVEYMVNAHCADALVCISNCDKITPGMLMAALRLNIPVIFVSGGPMEAGKTKLADKIIKLDLVDAMVAAADPNITDEEADMYERSACPTCGSCSGMFTANSMNCLTEALGLSLPGNGTTLATHKDRERLFLEAGRSIVGITKRYYEQDDESVLPRSIASVKAFENATTLDIAMGGSTNTILHLMAAAQEGEVDFGMADIDRLSRKVPQLCKVAPNTPQYHIEDVHRAGGIMGILGELNRAGLLNADVPTIHAPTMADALAKWDITVTDDEAVHTFFKAGPAGIPTQQAFSQDCRWDSVDADRANGCIRSLEHAYSREGGLAVLTGNIALNGCVVKTAGVDESIHVFEGPARIFESQDSAVKGILGDEVQPGEVVIIRYEGPKGGPGMQEMLYPTSYLKSKGLGKHCALLTDGRFSGGTSGLSIGHVSPEAASGGAIGLVEPGDLIKIDIPNRTIDVLLTDEQLAERRAAMDAKGKDGWKPAEQRTRKVSTALRAYAALATSADRGGVRDLSQIEQ; from the coding sequence ATGCCGGCGTATCGTTCCAAAACCTCCACCCAAGGTCGTAATATGGCGGGCGCTCGTGCCCTGTGGCGGGCCACCGGTATGAAGGATGGCGATTTCCAGAAGCCGATTATTGCGGTGGCCAACTCATTCACCCAGTTTGTACCAGGGCATGTGCATCTTAAGGATCTGGGCCAGTTAGTGTGTCGGGAGATCGAAAAGGCAGGCGGCGTGGCTAAAGAGTTTAATACCATCGCGGTGGACGATGGTATTGCCATGGGACACGACGGCATGCTCTACAGTTTGCCCAGCCGCGAAATCATTGCCGATTCCGTTGAATACATGGTGAATGCTCACTGTGCCGATGCCTTGGTGTGTATTTCCAACTGCGACAAGATCACCCCGGGAATGCTGATGGCTGCCCTGCGTCTTAATATCCCGGTGATTTTTGTGTCCGGTGGCCCAATGGAGGCGGGGAAAACCAAACTGGCCGATAAAATCATCAAGCTGGATCTGGTGGACGCCATGGTGGCAGCCGCAGACCCCAATATCACCGATGAAGAGGCGGACATGTACGAGCGCAGCGCCTGCCCGACCTGTGGCTCCTGCTCCGGCATGTTTACCGCTAACTCCATGAACTGTTTGACCGAGGCGCTGGGTTTATCTCTGCCCGGCAACGGCACCACTCTGGCCACGCACAAAGATCGTGAGCGCCTGTTTCTGGAAGCCGGTCGCAGTATCGTGGGCATCACCAAGCGTTATTACGAGCAGGATGACGAAAGCGTGTTGCCGCGCTCCATTGCCAGTGTAAAAGCCTTTGAAAACGCCACCACTTTGGATATCGCCATGGGCGGCTCTACCAACACCATCCTGCACTTGATGGCGGCGGCCCAGGAAGGTGAAGTGGATTTCGGCATGGCCGATATTGATCGACTGTCCCGCAAGGTGCCGCAGTTGTGTAAGGTCGCGCCCAATACGCCGCAGTATCACATCGAAGACGTGCACCGTGCCGGTGGCATCATGGGTATTCTGGGCGAACTCAATCGTGCGGGTCTGTTGAACGCCGATGTGCCTACGATCCATGCGCCTACCATGGCGGATGCCCTGGCCAAGTGGGACATCACTGTGACCGATGACGAAGCTGTACATACCTTCTTTAAAGCGGGGCCAGCTGGCATTCCTACTCAGCAGGCTTTCAGCCAGGATTGCCGTTGGGATTCCGTGGATGCGGATCGTGCCAACGGCTGTATCCGTTCATTGGAGCATGCCTATTCCCGCGAAGGCGGTTTGGCAGTATTGACGGGCAATATCGCCCTTAACGGCTGCGTGGTGAAAACCGCAGGTGTGGATGAAAGCATTCACGTGTTTGAAGGCCCGGCCCGTATTTTCGAAAGTCAGGATTCTGCGGTGAAAGGCATTTTGGGTGACGAAGTTCAGCCCGGTGAGGTCGTGATTATTCGTTACGAAGGCCCCAAAGGTGGCCCCGGTATGCAGGAAATGCTGTACCCCACCAGTTATTTGAAATCAAAAGGCCTGGGCAAGCATTGTGCGTTGCTGACCGATGGCCGTTTTTCTGGAGGTACCTCCGGTTTGTCTATCGGCCATGTGTCGCCGGAAGCAGCATCCGGCGGTGCCATTGGCTTGGTGGAGCCTGGTGACCTTATTAAAATCGACATCCCCAATCGCACCATCGATGTGCTGCTGACCGATGAACAGCTGGCAGAGCGTCGTGCCGCAATGGACGCCAAGGGCAAGGATGGTTGGAAGCCTGCGGAGCAGCGCACCCGTAAAGTCAGTACTGCCTTGCGTGCTTATGCTGCGTTAGCAACCAGTGCGGATCGTGGTGGTGTGAGGGATCTTTCCCAGATCGAGCAGTAA
- a CDS encoding Dyp-type peroxidase, which translates to MSASQAGILQPVPKVARHLIFTHSLESDPVEQLRRLQDVADGDSIVVGLGQSLLLHLGCDVKGMQDMPALSGSSVEIPSTPASLWIWLRGEDRGDLVVQTLALKQRMAGAFELRDAVDCFMHHDSRDLTGYEDGTENPEGEDAERAALVSSGIEGLDGSSFASIQQWLHNLSHFQALPQTEQDNIFGRHRDTNEEFDSAPESAHVKRSAQESFTPEAFMLRRSMPWNNATQEGLVFLSFGHSLAAFDAIMRRMVGLEDGITDGLFRFTRPVNGAYFWCPPMKDGKLNLSLLKIS; encoded by the coding sequence ATGTCTGCATCACAAGCCGGAATTCTGCAACCCGTACCCAAGGTGGCCCGTCATCTGATTTTTACCCACTCATTGGAGAGCGATCCTGTAGAGCAGCTACGTCGCTTGCAGGATGTGGCCGACGGCGACAGCATTGTGGTGGGGCTGGGGCAAAGTCTGTTGCTGCATTTAGGGTGCGACGTTAAAGGGATGCAGGATATGCCTGCCCTGTCTGGTTCATCCGTAGAAATACCTTCTACACCGGCCTCCCTGTGGATTTGGCTGCGGGGTGAAGATCGAGGTGATCTTGTGGTGCAAACCCTGGCGTTGAAGCAGCGCATGGCGGGGGCATTCGAACTGAGGGATGCGGTGGATTGCTTTATGCATCATGACAGCCGCGACCTTACCGGGTACGAAGACGGCACTGAAAACCCGGAAGGGGAGGACGCCGAGCGCGCGGCGTTGGTGTCCAGCGGTATCGAGGGGCTGGATGGCTCCAGCTTTGCCTCGATACAGCAATGGTTGCACAACCTTTCTCATTTCCAGGCACTACCACAAACCGAGCAGGACAACATATTCGGGCGTCATCGTGACACCAATGAAGAGTTCGATTCTGCCCCCGAATCAGCGCATGTAAAGCGATCCGCGCAGGAAAGTTTTACACCGGAGGCCTTTATGCTGCGTCGTTCCATGCCTTGGAATAACGCAACCCAGGAAGGCTTGGTGTTTCTTTCGTTCGGGCACAGCTTGGCCGCGTTTGACGCCATTATGCGGCGCATGGTGGGATTGGAAGATGGTATCACCGATGGCCTGTTTCGTTTTACCCGGCCGGTAAACGGAGCCTATTTCTGGTGCCCCCCCATGAAAGATGGAAAGTTAAATTTGAGCCTGTTGAAAATCAGTTGA